One Brevibacillus choshinensis genomic window carries:
- a CDS encoding cytochrome c oxidase assembly protein, with protein MDSHNHLQGVSSGAGGASFSDLWSPDVMLLTLLFAIAYFLMTGPFHQRFDRATPATTKQKILFVFALILFYAAQGSPISYYGHHYLFSLHMLQQSILYFALPPLVLLAVPEWLWARIFQPKWLKTLLRIMTQPLVAALLFNTLFSFYHIPFIFDAAALNHEWMSVYHVVLLLTAFSMWWPIVSPLSDNQKQLAGLKKLAYIFANGVLITPACALIIFAENPLYATYMQAPQLFESLNTFSDQRLGGIIMKLVQELVYGSVLAYVFYNWYKQEKQDDLPMDQQPAPILMKTPATEEGGV; from the coding sequence ATGGATAGTCACAACCACCTGCAAGGCGTGTCATCAGGCGCAGGGGGCGCATCATTTTCCGACTTGTGGAGTCCGGATGTAATGCTGTTGACCTTGCTCTTTGCTATTGCCTATTTTTTGATGACAGGTCCGTTTCACCAGAGGTTCGACCGTGCAACGCCGGCGACCACCAAACAAAAAATCTTGTTTGTCTTTGCGTTGATCTTGTTTTATGCAGCACAAGGGAGTCCCATCAGTTATTACGGCCATCATTACCTGTTTAGTCTTCACATGCTGCAACAGTCGATTTTGTACTTTGCCTTGCCACCGCTCGTACTCTTGGCAGTACCTGAGTGGCTCTGGGCTCGGATCTTCCAACCGAAATGGCTGAAAACCCTGTTGCGGATTATGACGCAGCCGTTGGTGGCGGCCCTGCTGTTCAATACACTGTTCTCGTTCTACCATATTCCATTCATCTTTGATGCAGCTGCTCTCAACCATGAATGGATGTCCGTCTATCATGTCGTATTGCTGCTCACTGCGTTTTCCATGTGGTGGCCGATTGTGAGTCCGCTCTCGGACAATCAAAAACAGCTGGCGGGATTAAAGAAGCTCGCGTACATCTTTGCCAATGGCGTATTGATCACACCTGCGTGTGCGCTGATCATCTTTGCCGAGAATCCGCTGTATGCCACTTACATGCAGGCGCCTCAGCTTTTTGAGAGCTTGAACACCTTCAGTGACCAACGGCTGGGCGGTATCATCATGAAGCTTGTTCAGGAGCTTGTGTACGGCTCGGTGCTTGCCTATGTCTTCTATAACTGGTATAAACAGGAGAAGCAGGACGATTTGCCAATGGATCAGCAGCCTGCGCCCATTTTGATGAAGACGCCTGCCACAGAAGAAGGCGGCGTGTAA
- a CDS encoding MBL fold metallo-hydrolase has translation MIQYANERVTVFQSALFQTTSTVISLDELLIIVDPNWLPHEIREIQEHVQSIRGNKELYLLFTHGDFDHIIGYRAFPDAKTIGSIGLQNHPKKEYKLHLIHDFDATYYCTRNYPIEFPELDVVVTEDGQQLKLGSSTLHFYLAPGHSADGLFTVVDSIGLFVAGDYLSDFELPFIYDSAKSYKQTIQQSLQIIDDHQIKLLVPGHGLTTDSQPEMKRRALVALDHLERLTQAVLAEDEAAIASIEVEHAFFSPTTQESHKENVRIIRSEYLGK, from the coding sequence ATGATCCAGTACGCCAATGAACGCGTCACCGTTTTTCAAAGCGCATTGTTTCAAACCACATCCACTGTCATTTCGCTGGACGAACTTCTCATCATCGTGGACCCCAACTGGCTTCCCCATGAAATCCGTGAGATTCAGGAGCACGTCCAGTCCATTCGGGGGAACAAAGAGCTCTATCTGTTGTTTACCCATGGTGATTTTGACCACATCATCGGCTACCGCGCCTTTCCTGATGCCAAAACGATCGGAAGCATCGGCCTTCAAAACCATCCCAAAAAGGAGTACAAGCTCCATCTGATTCACGATTTCGATGCCACCTATTATTGTACGAGAAATTATCCAATCGAGTTTCCCGAGCTGGATGTCGTGGTGACGGAAGATGGACAGCAGCTGAAACTCGGCTCGTCTACCCTGCACTTTTACCTTGCCCCTGGTCACTCCGCAGACGGGTTGTTTACCGTTGTCGACTCGATCGGCCTTTTCGTAGCAGGCGACTATCTCTCTGATTTTGAGCTTCCGTTCATTTATGACAGCGCAAAAAGCTACAAGCAGACCATCCAGCAATCCCTGCAAATCATCGACGACCATCAGATCAAGCTGCTCGTTCCCGGTCATGGCCTGACCACGGACAGTCAGCCGGAGATGAAGCGACGGGCTTTGGTGGCCTTGGATCACCTGGAGCGATTGACGCAGGCCGTCCTCGCGGAAGACGAGGCTGCAATCGCGAGCATCGAAGTTGAGCATGCCTTCTTCTCTCCGACCACGCAGGAATCGCACAAAGAAAACGTCCGTATCATTCGCAGTGAGTATCTGGGCAAGTGA
- the paaD gene encoding 1,2-phenylacetyl-CoA epoxidase subunit PaaD — translation MTRENVDGLSEQEAACWELLQDVKDPEIPVISMVEMGMIHKVRVESGVAHVEVLPTFVGCPALEIMKKNITEKLVEGEGIDEVQVRFVYDPQWTSDRIAVEARDKLRSFGIAPPPLGHKPGDEWEVACPYCNSPYTQLENLFGPAACRSILYCRHCKNPFEALKPIY, via the coding sequence ATGACGCGCGAGAATGTGGATGGGCTTAGCGAGCAAGAAGCGGCATGCTGGGAACTGCTGCAAGATGTGAAAGATCCGGAGATCCCGGTGATCAGCATGGTGGAAATGGGCATGATTCACAAAGTTCGGGTTGAATCAGGGGTCGCCCACGTGGAAGTGCTTCCTACCTTTGTAGGCTGTCCTGCACTGGAAATCATGAAGAAAAACATCACGGAAAAGCTGGTGGAAGGGGAAGGGATCGACGAAGTGCAAGTCCGCTTCGTCTACGATCCACAATGGACCTCGGACCGCATCGCCGTGGAAGCGCGGGATAAGCTGCGCAGCTTCGGGATTGCGCCGCCGCCGCTTGGACATAAGCCGGGGGATGAGTGGGAAGTGGCTTGCCCTTACTGCAATTCTCCTTATACGCAGCTGGAAAACCTGTTTGGACCTGCCGCCTGTCGCAGCATTTTGTACTGCAGGCACTGCAAGAATCCGTTTGAAGCTCTAAAACCGATCTATTGA
- a CDS encoding DUF420 domain-containing protein, whose protein sequence is MSILLPTISTSFIVISGILVAFGWYAIAKRQIEKHMKIMKWAAICATIFFVTYVSRTAFVGNTHFGGPDSLKPIYQTFLIFHIVLATVGGVMGLITLRFAYKKEFAKHRKIGPWTSIVWFVTAITGATVYTLLYLIYPGGETAGVLDVIFGW, encoded by the coding sequence ATGTCCATTTTGTTGCCTACGATCAGCACTTCGTTTATCGTCATTAGCGGCATCTTGGTCGCGTTTGGCTGGTATGCGATTGCAAAGCGACAAATAGAAAAACATATGAAAATCATGAAGTGGGCCGCCATTTGTGCGACGATCTTCTTCGTTACTTACGTATCACGCACTGCTTTCGTAGGGAATACGCATTTCGGCGGGCCCGATAGTCTCAAACCGATCTATCAGACGTTCCTGATCTTCCATATCGTATTGGCGACCGTAGGCGGAGTGATGGGGCTGATTACTCTTCGGTTCGCATACAAGAAAGAATTTGCCAAGCATAGAAAGATTGGTCCGTGGACGTCGATTGTCTGGTTCGTTACGGCCATTACAGGCGCAACCGTGTACACGCTTTTGTATCTGATTTACCCTGGTGGGGAGACGGCGGGTGTCCTCGACGTCATCTTTGGATGGTAA
- a CDS encoding exonuclease SbcCD subunit D, translating to MRILHTADWHFGRQLEGRDRRIEQAAFVDELCRIADEKSVDLVLIAGDVYDSVNPPAWAEELFYEALERLSSEGTRGVIVIAGNHDQPERVRAAAPLATKHGIVLLGLPKESPLTPEETSEDRVRIVAGGPSWLELSVPGCEHHAVVLALPYPSESRLKELLSESFSQEHMQLAFSERIAALFEELSVHFRDDTVNLVTSHLFVMGGLETDSERPIQIGGAMTVSPLAFPEKADYVALGHLHRLQKLRDKPLVRYSGSPLSYSFSEAGQSKAVVLVDVVPGAEVKEEIIYLTSGRPLARWKATEGIEQVERWLSEGRDAGAWIDLELHVSDVIDPAEFQRLRKLSDDFLKIQRVVVRDDQEKDERDERVELAELTPDQLFRRFYERKRGAQPDDRLVAMFERLLAETGGEEEAQ from the coding sequence ATGCGCATATTACATACGGCCGACTGGCATTTTGGGCGCCAGCTGGAAGGTCGGGATCGCCGGATCGAGCAAGCGGCATTCGTGGACGAGCTGTGCCGGATTGCGGACGAGAAAAGCGTCGATCTGGTGCTGATCGCAGGCGACGTATACGATTCCGTCAACCCGCCTGCATGGGCAGAGGAGCTGTTTTACGAAGCCTTGGAGCGACTTTCTTCCGAAGGCACGCGCGGGGTAATTGTAATCGCAGGAAACCACGACCAGCCGGAGCGGGTCAGGGCAGCAGCGCCACTTGCCACCAAGCATGGCATTGTATTGCTGGGGCTTCCAAAGGAATCTCCGCTTACACCTGAGGAGACTTCGGAGGATCGGGTGCGGATCGTCGCTGGAGGGCCATCCTGGCTGGAGCTGTCTGTTCCGGGCTGCGAGCACCATGCTGTCGTGCTGGCGCTGCCGTATCCATCCGAATCCCGTTTGAAGGAGCTGCTTTCCGAGAGCTTCTCACAGGAACATATGCAGCTGGCTTTTTCTGAGCGGATCGCTGCGCTTTTTGAGGAGCTGTCCGTCCATTTCCGCGACGATACGGTCAATCTCGTGACGAGCCATCTGTTTGTCATGGGCGGACTTGAGACGGATTCGGAGCGGCCGATTCAGATTGGCGGGGCCATGACCGTTTCTCCGCTCGCGTTCCCAGAGAAGGCCGACTATGTGGCGCTCGGACATCTGCACCGGCTGCAAAAGCTGAGGGACAAGCCGTTGGTTCGCTATAGCGGCTCCCCTTTATCGTACAGCTTTTCCGAGGCCGGGCAGAGCAAGGCCGTGGTGCTGGTCGATGTGGTGCCGGGCGCGGAGGTCAAGGAAGAGATCATTTATTTGACGAGCGGTCGTCCATTGGCCCGCTGGAAGGCGACGGAAGGGATCGAGCAGGTGGAGCGCTGGCTTTCGGAGGGCAGAGACGCAGGGGCGTGGATCGATCTGGAGCTGCATGTGTCTGACGTGATCGACCCGGCAGAATTTCAGCGTTTGCGAAAATTGAGTGATGATTTCCTCAAGATTCAGCGTGTAGTCGTGCGGGATGACCAAGAGAAGGATGAGCGTGACGAGCGTGTGGAGCTGGCAGAGCTGACACCGGATCAGCTGTTCCGCCGCTTTTACGAGAGAAAGCGGGGAGCCCAGCCGGATGATCGCTTGGTTGCGATGTTTGAGCGCTTGCTTGCGGAAACCGGGGGAGAGGAGGAAGCGCAGTGA
- the cyoE gene encoding heme o synthase, producing MDQQVTMQESLDADTALQAQPVEQATWRDYVQLTKPGITMSNLMTTFAALWLASYGFPDWKLAILTMLGTALVIMSGAALNNFYDRELDMKMKRTKNRAVATGRISPRNALLVGIGLLLAGLAVLAVFANPLAAVWGLIGHIFYVLIYTPLKRVTTLNTVIGGISGAAPPVIGWVAVTNNMDPAAWLLFLILFLWQPPHFLALAMLKTEEYRAGNLPMLPVVKGFAETKRQMVLWGSVLFPASLLLFIHGSVGYVYLIVMGIMGLVYMVLLFQGFRAKDDLAWARKLFGYSILYLTVFCASVVISTMVYHY from the coding sequence GTGGACCAGCAAGTAACAATGCAGGAATCGCTCGATGCCGATACTGCCTTGCAGGCACAACCGGTAGAACAGGCAACCTGGCGCGACTACGTACAACTGACGAAGCCTGGTATTACCATGTCCAACCTGATGACGACATTTGCGGCTTTATGGTTGGCATCTTACGGTTTTCCAGACTGGAAATTAGCTATCCTCACCATGCTTGGCACCGCTTTGGTGATCATGTCGGGTGCGGCGTTGAACAACTTTTATGATCGTGAACTGGATATGAAAATGAAGCGCACCAAAAACCGCGCAGTAGCGACAGGGCGTATTTCCCCTCGTAACGCTTTGCTCGTAGGGATTGGGCTGCTTTTGGCTGGATTGGCCGTTCTCGCTGTCTTTGCGAACCCGCTGGCAGCTGTATGGGGATTGATCGGTCACATTTTCTACGTGTTGATCTACACGCCACTGAAGCGTGTGACGACACTCAATACCGTTATTGGCGGTATTTCCGGTGCTGCTCCGCCCGTCATTGGCTGGGTAGCCGTCACGAATAACATGGATCCGGCAGCATGGCTGTTGTTCCTGATTCTGTTCCTGTGGCAGCCGCCGCACTTCTTGGCGCTGGCTATGCTGAAAACGGAAGAGTACCGAGCAGGGAATTTGCCAATGCTACCAGTAGTCAAAGGCTTCGCAGAAACAAAGCGCCAAATGGTGCTTTGGGGTTCTGTATTATTCCCGGCGTCCCTCTTGCTCTTTATTCACGGCAGCGTAGGCTACGTCTACCTGATCGTGATGGGGATCATGGGTCTCGTGTACATGGTGCTGTTGTTCCAAGGCTTCCGTGCCAAGGACGACCTCGCATGGGCACGCAAGCTTTTCGGCTATTCCATTCTTTATCTGACCGTCTTCTGTGCGTCTGTCGTCATCAGCACAATGGTGTACCATTATTGA
- a CDS encoding NAD-dependent succinate-semialdehyde dehydrogenase: protein MGEIKQMYINGEWVSAESGETIQIINPATGETVGSAAFGDDREAKKAIDAAHEAFGSWSRLTARERSKYLYTLSELVKNSRDELAGIISAEMGKPIGEAKGEVLGAADNFVWYAEEAKRVYGETIPSSVANKRIMVLRQPVGVVGAITPWNFPVNMVARKIAPALAAGCTVVLKPAESTPLSAIRLFELIEQAGFPKGVVNLVVGMPEEIGKEFVENPKLSKIGFTGSTRVGKLLMEGAAKQVKRVSMELGGHAPFIVFQDADLDAAVKGLFESKFRNSGQMCICTNRLYVHEEVADAFTEKLVERLKKAKVGDGRQKETEIGPLVNERALNKVLEHIEDAKGKGGKVVHGGVRMTEGDYAKGFYCEPTVITDVTDEMKIAYEETFGPVVPIVRFTDEAEVVKQANNTRYGLAAYVFTRDNQRCFRMAEQLEYGIVGINDGSPTQTQAPFGGFKESGIGREGGHFGMDEYLETKFVSFGL, encoded by the coding sequence ATGGGAGAGATCAAGCAAATGTATATCAATGGGGAATGGGTATCGGCTGAGAGCGGGGAAACGATTCAGATTATCAACCCTGCAACCGGGGAAACCGTCGGATCCGCCGCTTTCGGGGATGACCGCGAAGCGAAAAAAGCAATCGACGCTGCACATGAAGCATTCGGCAGCTGGTCTCGCCTGACCGCACGTGAACGCTCCAAGTACTTGTACACGCTGTCCGAGCTGGTGAAAAACAGCCGCGACGAGTTGGCTGGCATCATTTCCGCCGAGATGGGAAAACCGATCGGGGAAGCCAAAGGGGAAGTGTTGGGTGCTGCTGACAACTTCGTCTGGTACGCGGAAGAGGCCAAGCGCGTCTACGGGGAAACCATCCCATCCTCCGTGGCGAACAAACGGATCATGGTCCTGCGTCAGCCCGTTGGTGTCGTAGGTGCGATCACGCCATGGAACTTCCCGGTCAACATGGTGGCGCGCAAAATCGCTCCTGCGCTGGCGGCAGGCTGCACAGTGGTGCTGAAGCCGGCAGAGAGCACGCCGCTCTCCGCGATTCGTCTCTTTGAACTGATCGAACAGGCTGGTTTCCCGAAAGGAGTCGTAAACCTCGTAGTCGGGATGCCAGAAGAAATCGGAAAAGAATTCGTAGAGAATCCAAAGCTGAGCAAAATCGGCTTTACCGGGTCCACTCGCGTGGGCAAGCTGCTCATGGAAGGCGCAGCGAAGCAAGTCAAGCGCGTCAGCATGGAGCTTGGCGGCCACGCGCCGTTCATCGTTTTCCAGGATGCTGATCTGGACGCGGCGGTAAAAGGACTGTTTGAAAGTAAGTTCCGCAACTCCGGTCAGATGTGCATTTGCACCAACCGTTTGTACGTGCACGAGGAAGTAGCGGATGCATTCACGGAAAAGCTGGTAGAGAGACTGAAAAAGGCAAAAGTAGGGGATGGGCGCCAAAAAGAAACGGAGATCGGTCCGCTCGTCAATGAGCGTGCGCTGAACAAGGTTCTGGAGCACATCGAAGACGCAAAAGGCAAAGGCGGCAAAGTGGTGCACGGCGGAGTGCGCATGACGGAAGGCGATTACGCCAAAGGCTTCTACTGCGAGCCGACTGTCATCACAGATGTGACAGACGAAATGAAGATCGCCTATGAAGAAACGTTTGGTCCAGTTGTGCCAATTGTACGCTTCACGGACGAAGCAGAAGTAGTCAAACAAGCCAACAATACTCGCTACGGTCTGGCAGCCTATGTCTTCACCCGTGACAACCAGCGCTGCTTCCGCATGGCTGAGCAGCTGGAATACGGCATCGTCGGCATCAACGACGGCTCGCCAACCCAGACCCAAGCGCCATTCGGCGGTTTCAAGGAAAGCGGAATCGGACGCGAAGGCGGTCACTTTGGAATGGATGAGTATCTGGAAACGAAGTTCGTTTCGTTTGGATTGTAA
- a CDS encoding COX15/CtaA family protein, which yields MEKWLKPLAVIATLVMFIVMVAGSLVTKTDSGLGCGNDWPLCNGKWVPEYTLASIIEYTHRLITGIAGIIVILFSVLCWRYYRGNKEVRNLALFGFFFIVLESILGASAVIWPQSSAVLALHFGFSLLAFTGVFLLTGFVLQRDRMEGMVQSTASKGFRNWIWGVSVYAYGVVYLGAYVRHTGSSMACTDWPLCQGRLIPELSGQVGIQFVHRLGAMLLLILLLLNLIYAVKHFKETRRDLYGASIIAFALVVLQVFSGGFVVLFQLHLYATLLHSMIITILFGVICYMCLQSVKSPRLDKSRK from the coding sequence ATGGAAAAATGGCTGAAACCTCTCGCCGTTATCGCTACTCTCGTCATGTTTATCGTTATGGTTGCCGGGTCGCTTGTGACCAAAACGGATTCCGGTCTGGGATGCGGAAATGACTGGCCGCTTTGCAATGGCAAATGGGTCCCGGAGTATACCTTGGCTTCGATCATTGAATATACGCATCGCTTGATTACAGGTATCGCCGGCATCATTGTGATTCTTTTCTCCGTGCTGTGCTGGCGCTATTATCGAGGCAACAAGGAAGTTCGCAATTTGGCTCTGTTCGGTTTTTTCTTTATCGTACTGGAGTCGATTCTCGGAGCATCGGCCGTCATCTGGCCGCAATCCTCGGCCGTTCTCGCTCTTCACTTCGGCTTCTCCTTGCTGGCATTTACCGGAGTGTTTCTGCTGACGGGATTCGTCCTTCAGAGGGACAGAATGGAGGGCATGGTGCAGTCGACTGCATCGAAAGGCTTCCGCAACTGGATCTGGGGCGTGTCCGTTTACGCGTATGGCGTCGTATACCTGGGTGCATACGTGCGGCACACGGGTTCCAGCATGGCTTGCACGGATTGGCCGCTGTGCCAGGGACGGCTGATTCCGGAGCTGTCCGGTCAAGTAGGCATCCAGTTTGTGCACAGACTCGGCGCCATGCTGCTCTTGATCTTGCTCTTGCTGAATCTGATCTACGCGGTCAAGCACTTCAAAGAAACGCGCCGTGATTTGTACGGAGCCAGCATCATCGCTTTTGCGCTGGTTGTCCTGCAGGTTTTCAGCGGCGGCTTCGTGGTCTTGTTCCAGCTGCATCTGTACGCGACACTCCTGCACTCGATGATCATTACGATCTTGTTTGGAGTCATCTGCTACATGTGCCTGCAGTCGGTGAAATCCCCTCGATTAGACAAGTCGAGAAAATAA